The following proteins come from a genomic window of Triticum aestivum cultivar Chinese Spring chromosome 6A, IWGSC CS RefSeq v2.1, whole genome shotgun sequence:
- the LOC123128669 gene encoding alpha-aminoadipic semialdehyde synthase isoform X1, translating into MGSETTERNDTLLGNGVIGILAETVNMWERRAPLTPSHCARLVLGGGKRESGVNRIIVQPSTKRIHHDAQYEDAGCEISEDLSECGLIVGIKQPKLEMILPDRAYAFFSHTHKAQKENMPLLDKIMEERVSLFDYELIVDDDGKRMLAFGKFAGRAGLIDFLHGLGQRYLSLGYSTPFLSLGQSHMYPSLAAAKAAVIAIGEEIATYGLPSGICPIVFAFTGSGNVSQGAQEIFKLLPHTFVDADKLPELSAGKSLPPHHQSTRRAFQLYGCVVTSKDMVAPKDPSRCFDKADYYAHPEHYRPVFHERIAPYASAIVNCMYWERRFPRLLSIDQLQQLMKNGCPLVGISDITCDIGGSIEFVNRSTSIERPFFRYDTSTNLYHDDMEGDGVICLAVDILPTEFSREASQHFGDILSRFVTSLASAKGLLELPSHLRRACIAYAGKLTPLYEYIPRMRKTMIELPPTPANSLPDKKYTTLVSLCGHLFDKFLINEALDIIETAGGSFHLVKCDVGQSIDDMSYSELEELFRRKKYQDSQVGADDTTTLDKIIDSLTSIANAHRGDPNAAEISLKIGRVSECGIDDSMDKVGPKVLILGAGRVCRPAAEFLTSYQNIDQVHVVVASLYQKDAEETVDGIKNATAAQLDVSDTESLSNLVSQVDVVVSLLPASFHAAIARVCIELKKHLVTASYVDDSMSKLEQAAQGAGVTILCEMGLDPGIDHMLSMKMIDEAHAQNGKIKAFTSFCGGLPSPAAANNPLAYKFSWSPAGAIRAGRNPAVYKFLGETINVDGSKLYESAKRLRLPELPAFALEHLPNRNSLMYGDLYGISKEASTVYRSTLRYEGFSEIMAILAKIGFFDAENHPLLQETNRPTYRIFLNELLNVNNVSTSNTKVNGEETGGHDDELISRLMMLGHCKEKELAVKILKTIKFLGLHEETQIPKDCSSAFSVICQRMEQRMAYGHNEQDMVLLHHEVEVEYPDGRPTEKHQATLLEFGKTENGRSTTAMALTVGVPAAIGALLLLQNKVQRKGVIRPLEPEIYIPALEILEAAGIKLIERVET; encoded by the exons ATGGGGTCCGAGACAACTGAA AGAAATGACACCTTGCTGGGAAATGGAGTCATCGGCATTCTCGCCGAGACCGTCAATATGTGGGAGAGGAGGGCGCCGTTAACTCCTTCCCACTGCGCTCGTCTTGTGCTCGGAGGAGGCAAGCGCGAATCCGGCGTGAACCGGATCATCGTGCAGCCAAGCACCAAGAGGATCCACCACGATGCTCAGTACGAGGATGCTGGGTGCGAGATCTCAGAAGATCTGTCAGAGTGTGGCCTCATCGTAGGCATCAAGCAACCAAAG TTAGAGATGATTCTTCCGGATAGAGCATATGCATTCTTCTCGCACACCCACAAGGCCCAGAAAGAAAATATGCCGCTGTTAGATAAG ATCATGGAGGAAAGAGTGTCCTTGTTTGATTATGAGCTAATTGTCGACGACGATGGGAAAAGGATGCTGGCATTTGGGAAATTTGCTGGCAGAGCTGGACTGATAGACTTCTTACACGGTCTCGGGCAGA GATATCTGAGCCTTGGGTACTCGACTCCGTTTCTGTCTCTGGGGCAATCCCACATGTATCCTTCCCTCGCTGCAGCCAAGGCTGCAGTCATCGCCATTGGTGAAGAGATAGCAACATATGGACTTCCATCTGGAATTTGTCCGATTGTATTTGCATTCACCGGATCCGGAAATG TTTCGCAGGGCGCACAAGAGATATTCAAGCTATTGCCACATACCTTCGTTGATGCTGACAAACTCCCCGAGCTCTCTGCG GGAAAGAGTCTGCCTCCACATCATCAGTCAACCAGGAGAGCATTCCAACTATATGGATGTGTTGTCACATCTAAAGACATGGTCGCACCCAAGGATCCCAGCAGATGTTTTGACAAA GCTGACTATTATGCTCATCCAGAACACTATCGCCCTGTTTTTCATGAAAGGATTGCTCCATATGCATCTGCCATTG TTAACTGTATGTACTGGGAGAGGAGGTTCCCACGACTATTGAGCATTGACCAGTTACAACAGTTGATGAAGAATGGGTGCCCTTTGGTTGGCATTTCTGATATAACTTGTGACATTGGAGGTTCCATAGAATTTGTGAACAGAAGTACATCAATAGAGAGGCCTTTCTTCCG GTATGATACTTCGACTAATTTGTACCATGATGATATGGAAGGCGATGGTGTGATCTGCTTAGCTGTTGACATTCTGCCTACAGAGTTTTCCAGAGAG GCCTCCCAGCATTTTGGAGACATATTATCTAGATTTGTTACCAGCTTGGCCTCAGCTAAGGGACTGCTGGAGCTTCCTTCCCACTTGAGAAGAGCTTGCATCGCATATGCTGGCAAACTCACTCCTCTGTATGAGTATATTCCTCGGATGAGAAAGACTATGAT AGAATTGCCACCAACTCCAGCGAATTCATTGCCTGATAAGAAGTACACCACCCTG GTATCTCTCTGTGGCCACCTCTTTGATAAGTTCCTTATAAATGAAGCTTTGGACATCATTGAGACAGCTGGGGGTTCTTTTCACTTGGTTAAATGTGATGTTGGACAAAGCATCGATGATATGTCCTACTCGGAGCTTGAA GAACTCTTCCGCAGAAAAAAGTATCAGGACTCACAG GTAGGAGCAGATGATACGACTACATTAGACAAGATCATCGATTCCTTGACTTCTATCGCTAATGCGCACCGTGGAGATCCTAATGCTGCCGAGATATCTCTAAAGATAGGAAGAGTCAGCGAATGCGGAATTGATGACAGCATGGATAAAGTAGGACCAAAGGTTTTAATCCTTGGAGCTGGGAGAGTTTGTCGGCCAGCTGCTGAGTTTCTAACATCTTACCAAAACATCGACCAAGTACATGTTGTCGTGGCATCTCTGTATCAAAAAGATGCAGAAGAG ACAGTTGACGGAATAAAGAATGCAACAGCAGCTCAGCTCGATGTTTCAGATACTGAAAGTCTTTCGAATCTTGTTTCACAG GTTGATGTTGTAGTCAGCTTGCTGCCTGCTAGTTTTCATGCTGCCATTGCAAGAGTATGCATAGAG CTCAAGAAGCACTTGGTCACAGCAAGCTATGTTGATGATTCCATGTCAAAGTTGGAGCAAGCTGCGCAAGGAGCAGGTGTAACTATACTCTGCGAAATGGGCCTTGATCCTGGCATAG AtcacatgttgtcgatgaaaatgaTTGATGAAGCACATGCTCAGAATGGAAAAATAAAGGCTTTTACATCTTTCTGTGGTGGACTTCCATCTCCAGCTGCCGCAAACAATCCACTGGCCTACAAGTTCAG TTGGAGTCCAGCAGGTGCCATCCGAGCAGGAAGAAATCCTGCTGTCTACAAATTTCTTGGAGAGACCATCAATGTGGATG GTAGTAAATTATACGAGTCAGCAAAGAGGCTCAGACTACCAGAGCTTCCCGCTTTTGCCCTGGAACACTTGCCAAATCGAAATTCCTTGATGTATGGAGACCTGTATGGGATCTCCAAAGAAGCATCTACCGTATATAGGTCCACTCTTCGTTATGAAG GATTTAGTGAGATCATGGCTATCCTGGCGAAAATTGGGTTTTTTGATGCTGAAAATCATCCACTGCTACAAGAAACTAATCGCCCAACATATAGGATTTTTCTCAACGAACTCCTTAATGTCAACAATGTATCCACATCTAACACAAAGGTAAATGGTGAAGAAACTGGAGGACATGACGATGAACTGATTTCAAGACTCATGATGCTTGGGCATTGCAAAGAAAAGGAACTAGCTGTCAAGATACTCAAAACCATCAA GTTCTTGGGGCTGCATGAGGAGACACAGATTCCTAAGGATTGTTCAAGTGCATTCAGTGTTATTTGCCAACGTATGGAACAGAGAATGGCCTATGGCCACAATGAGCAG GATATGGTACTGCTCCACCATGAAGTCGAGGTGGAGTACCCCGACGGGCGACCAACCGAAAAGCACCAAGCGACGCTGCTGGAGTTCGGAAAGACCGAGAATGGCAGGTCGACCACCGCCATGGCCCTCACCGTCGGGGTACCGGCAGCGATAGGAGCCCTG CTCTTGCTCCAGAACAAGGTCCAGAGGAAAGGGGTGATCCGGCCTCTGGAGCCGGAGATCTACATCCCTG CGCTGGAGATCTTGGAAGCGGCGGGCATCAAGCTGATCGAGAGAGTGGAGACCTGA
- the LOC123128669 gene encoding alpha-aminoadipic semialdehyde synthase isoform X2, which produces MGSETTERNDTLLGNGVIGILAETVNMWERRAPLTPSHCARLVLGGGKRESGVNRIIVQPSTKRIHHDAQYEDAGCEISEDLSECGLIVGIKQPKLEMILPDRAYAFFSHTHKAQKENMPLLDKIMEERVSLFDYELIVDDDGKRMLAFGKFAGRAGLIDFLHGLGQRYLSLGYSTPFLSLGQSHMYPSLAAAKAAVIAIGEEIATYGLPSGICPIVFAFTGSGNVSQGAQEIFKLLPHTFVDADKLPELSAGKSLPPHHQSTRRAFQLYGCVVTSKDMVAPKDPSRCFDKADYYAHPEHYRPVFHERIAPYASAIVNCMYWERRFPRLLSIDQLQQLMKNGCPLVGISDITCDIGGSIEFVNRSTSIERPFFRYDTSTNLYHDDMEGDGVICLAVDILPTEFSREASQHFGDILSRFVTSLASAKGLLELPSHLRRACIAYAGKLTPLYEYIPRMRKTMIELPPTPANSLPDKKYTTLVSLCGHLFDKFLINEALDIIETAGGSFHLVKCDVGQSIDDMSYSELEVGADDTTTLDKIIDSLTSIANAHRGDPNAAEISLKIGRVSECGIDDSMDKVGPKVLILGAGRVCRPAAEFLTSYQNIDQVHVVVASLYQKDAEETVDGIKNATAAQLDVSDTESLSNLVSQVDVVVSLLPASFHAAIARVCIELKKHLVTASYVDDSMSKLEQAAQGAGVTILCEMGLDPGIDHMLSMKMIDEAHAQNGKIKAFTSFCGGLPSPAAANNPLAYKFSWSPAGAIRAGRNPAVYKFLGETINVDGSKLYESAKRLRLPELPAFALEHLPNRNSLMYGDLYGISKEASTVYRSTLRYEGFSEIMAILAKIGFFDAENHPLLQETNRPTYRIFLNELLNVNNVSTSNTKVNGEETGGHDDELISRLMMLGHCKEKELAVKILKTIKFLGLHEETQIPKDCSSAFSVICQRMEQRMAYGHNEQDMVLLHHEVEVEYPDGRPTEKHQATLLEFGKTENGRSTTAMALTVGVPAAIGALLLLQNKVQRKGVIRPLEPEIYIPALEILEAAGIKLIERVET; this is translated from the exons ATGGGGTCCGAGACAACTGAA AGAAATGACACCTTGCTGGGAAATGGAGTCATCGGCATTCTCGCCGAGACCGTCAATATGTGGGAGAGGAGGGCGCCGTTAACTCCTTCCCACTGCGCTCGTCTTGTGCTCGGAGGAGGCAAGCGCGAATCCGGCGTGAACCGGATCATCGTGCAGCCAAGCACCAAGAGGATCCACCACGATGCTCAGTACGAGGATGCTGGGTGCGAGATCTCAGAAGATCTGTCAGAGTGTGGCCTCATCGTAGGCATCAAGCAACCAAAG TTAGAGATGATTCTTCCGGATAGAGCATATGCATTCTTCTCGCACACCCACAAGGCCCAGAAAGAAAATATGCCGCTGTTAGATAAG ATCATGGAGGAAAGAGTGTCCTTGTTTGATTATGAGCTAATTGTCGACGACGATGGGAAAAGGATGCTGGCATTTGGGAAATTTGCTGGCAGAGCTGGACTGATAGACTTCTTACACGGTCTCGGGCAGA GATATCTGAGCCTTGGGTACTCGACTCCGTTTCTGTCTCTGGGGCAATCCCACATGTATCCTTCCCTCGCTGCAGCCAAGGCTGCAGTCATCGCCATTGGTGAAGAGATAGCAACATATGGACTTCCATCTGGAATTTGTCCGATTGTATTTGCATTCACCGGATCCGGAAATG TTTCGCAGGGCGCACAAGAGATATTCAAGCTATTGCCACATACCTTCGTTGATGCTGACAAACTCCCCGAGCTCTCTGCG GGAAAGAGTCTGCCTCCACATCATCAGTCAACCAGGAGAGCATTCCAACTATATGGATGTGTTGTCACATCTAAAGACATGGTCGCACCCAAGGATCCCAGCAGATGTTTTGACAAA GCTGACTATTATGCTCATCCAGAACACTATCGCCCTGTTTTTCATGAAAGGATTGCTCCATATGCATCTGCCATTG TTAACTGTATGTACTGGGAGAGGAGGTTCCCACGACTATTGAGCATTGACCAGTTACAACAGTTGATGAAGAATGGGTGCCCTTTGGTTGGCATTTCTGATATAACTTGTGACATTGGAGGTTCCATAGAATTTGTGAACAGAAGTACATCAATAGAGAGGCCTTTCTTCCG GTATGATACTTCGACTAATTTGTACCATGATGATATGGAAGGCGATGGTGTGATCTGCTTAGCTGTTGACATTCTGCCTACAGAGTTTTCCAGAGAG GCCTCCCAGCATTTTGGAGACATATTATCTAGATTTGTTACCAGCTTGGCCTCAGCTAAGGGACTGCTGGAGCTTCCTTCCCACTTGAGAAGAGCTTGCATCGCATATGCTGGCAAACTCACTCCTCTGTATGAGTATATTCCTCGGATGAGAAAGACTATGAT AGAATTGCCACCAACTCCAGCGAATTCATTGCCTGATAAGAAGTACACCACCCTG GTATCTCTCTGTGGCCACCTCTTTGATAAGTTCCTTATAAATGAAGCTTTGGACATCATTGAGACAGCTGGGGGTTCTTTTCACTTGGTTAAATGTGATGTTGGACAAAGCATCGATGATATGTCCTACTCGGAGCTTGAA GTAGGAGCAGATGATACGACTACATTAGACAAGATCATCGATTCCTTGACTTCTATCGCTAATGCGCACCGTGGAGATCCTAATGCTGCCGAGATATCTCTAAAGATAGGAAGAGTCAGCGAATGCGGAATTGATGACAGCATGGATAAAGTAGGACCAAAGGTTTTAATCCTTGGAGCTGGGAGAGTTTGTCGGCCAGCTGCTGAGTTTCTAACATCTTACCAAAACATCGACCAAGTACATGTTGTCGTGGCATCTCTGTATCAAAAAGATGCAGAAGAG ACAGTTGACGGAATAAAGAATGCAACAGCAGCTCAGCTCGATGTTTCAGATACTGAAAGTCTTTCGAATCTTGTTTCACAG GTTGATGTTGTAGTCAGCTTGCTGCCTGCTAGTTTTCATGCTGCCATTGCAAGAGTATGCATAGAG CTCAAGAAGCACTTGGTCACAGCAAGCTATGTTGATGATTCCATGTCAAAGTTGGAGCAAGCTGCGCAAGGAGCAGGTGTAACTATACTCTGCGAAATGGGCCTTGATCCTGGCATAG AtcacatgttgtcgatgaaaatgaTTGATGAAGCACATGCTCAGAATGGAAAAATAAAGGCTTTTACATCTTTCTGTGGTGGACTTCCATCTCCAGCTGCCGCAAACAATCCACTGGCCTACAAGTTCAG TTGGAGTCCAGCAGGTGCCATCCGAGCAGGAAGAAATCCTGCTGTCTACAAATTTCTTGGAGAGACCATCAATGTGGATG GTAGTAAATTATACGAGTCAGCAAAGAGGCTCAGACTACCAGAGCTTCCCGCTTTTGCCCTGGAACACTTGCCAAATCGAAATTCCTTGATGTATGGAGACCTGTATGGGATCTCCAAAGAAGCATCTACCGTATATAGGTCCACTCTTCGTTATGAAG GATTTAGTGAGATCATGGCTATCCTGGCGAAAATTGGGTTTTTTGATGCTGAAAATCATCCACTGCTACAAGAAACTAATCGCCCAACATATAGGATTTTTCTCAACGAACTCCTTAATGTCAACAATGTATCCACATCTAACACAAAGGTAAATGGTGAAGAAACTGGAGGACATGACGATGAACTGATTTCAAGACTCATGATGCTTGGGCATTGCAAAGAAAAGGAACTAGCTGTCAAGATACTCAAAACCATCAA GTTCTTGGGGCTGCATGAGGAGACACAGATTCCTAAGGATTGTTCAAGTGCATTCAGTGTTATTTGCCAACGTATGGAACAGAGAATGGCCTATGGCCACAATGAGCAG GATATGGTACTGCTCCACCATGAAGTCGAGGTGGAGTACCCCGACGGGCGACCAACCGAAAAGCACCAAGCGACGCTGCTGGAGTTCGGAAAGACCGAGAATGGCAGGTCGACCACCGCCATGGCCCTCACCGTCGGGGTACCGGCAGCGATAGGAGCCCTG CTCTTGCTCCAGAACAAGGTCCAGAGGAAAGGGGTGATCCGGCCTCTGGAGCCGGAGATCTACATCCCTG CGCTGGAGATCTTGGAAGCGGCGGGCATCAAGCTGATCGAGAGAGTGGAGACCTGA